The following are encoded in a window of Corynebacterium argentoratense DSM 44202 genomic DNA:
- a CDS encoding Rv2175c family DNA-binding protein, translated as MTSTPDVSVLPVDEPVITVPDAAERMGVVVTRVMAHLGDRDMIAVRKDGVRYLPARYFNEDGQLNRFVPGVIKLLLDGSYTEEEILEFLFTEDDSLPGRPIDAVHGHLAREVMRRAQAMAF; from the coding sequence GTGACTTCTACACCTGATGTTTCTGTTCTTCCCGTTGATGAGCCCGTGATTACCGTCCCTGATGCCGCTGAGCGCATGGGGGTTGTGGTGACGCGCGTGATGGCGCATTTGGGTGATCGCGACATGATCGCTGTGCGTAAAGATGGGGTTCGTTATCTGCCCGCGCGCTATTTCAATGAGGATGGTCAGCTGAATCGCTTTGTCCCAGGCGTGATCAAGCTTCTCCTGGATGGTTCATACACAGAGGAGGAAATCCTGGAGTTTCTGTTCACGGAGGATGATTCTTTGCCGGGCCGCCCGATTGATGCTGTGCATGGGCATTTGGCTCGGGAGGTTATGCGGCGGGCACAGGCGATGGCTTTCTAG
- the pknB gene encoding Stk1 family PASTA domain-containing Ser/Thr kinase — protein MSTREQLYPGDLLDDRYRIEAPIAAGGMSTVYRCVDLRLGRHVAAKVMHADYADNPVFRSRFRREARSMARLSHPNLVNVYDSVMGEQDSGEPVFLVMELITGGTLRELLDERGPMPPHAAMSVMRSVLTGLAVAHEAGMVHRDIKPDNILINGDHTVKLADFGLVRAADHAATEIIGTVSYLSPEQVEGADIGPASDVYSAGIVLYELLTGGIPFDEGDPTDRAFARLSEDVPAPSGQIAGVPTLIDALVATATARDVSNRFSDAGEFLAAINDVAEELQLPAFNVPIPEHAAAHRSFEQAENTDLLTGVLNNTGVLPAVLAAPVHASKPTDTQVWEGPLVAPPPPAHYEQDHQDAPVDTYDEQYEQQNYAPGKPVSNRSGWKIALWSGLITALIAAVALGGWWFGSGRYGEVPQIIGMGQAQAVTTIEQAGFTATTSQEYSDDIPAEQIIGTQPPGGERIPKGSNVAIRQSLGQPAVPEIPASGSVQDFRGLASERTLGLRVGEEEYSDSVPAGQISSTQPSPGTVVATHSTVTVHLSKGPAPIKVPKLAGLSQDKARDALEKAGLRVRKVIPEFDQKIKKDHVIRTSPDSNAELRRGDEVDLYVSTALEVPDLKDKTLDEARRILGDAGLTVGTVTTDEEATSRNGQAVVKTAPAAGKLIDPEFNTVDLVMNGKVIVPSLMGKKVSEAESTLLDMGLNVDIDGKDNAVVYSQSPKAGSKVAVGTTVTIKSIG, from the coding sequence ATGTCCACGCGAGAACAACTGTACCCAGGTGACCTCCTCGACGACCGCTACCGCATTGAAGCACCCATTGCCGCGGGAGGAATGTCCACCGTCTACCGGTGCGTTGACCTGCGCCTAGGCCGACACGTCGCCGCCAAAGTGATGCACGCGGACTACGCAGACAATCCCGTGTTCCGCAGCCGCTTCCGCCGCGAAGCCCGCTCCATGGCGCGACTATCCCACCCCAACCTGGTCAACGTCTACGACAGTGTCATGGGTGAACAAGACAGCGGCGAGCCCGTCTTCCTGGTCATGGAACTCATCACCGGCGGCACGCTACGCGAACTCCTCGACGAACGCGGCCCCATGCCACCTCATGCCGCGATGTCGGTCATGCGTAGTGTCCTCACCGGCCTGGCCGTCGCCCACGAGGCAGGCATGGTACACCGCGACATTAAACCCGACAACATCCTCATCAACGGCGACCACACCGTTAAACTAGCTGACTTCGGCCTCGTGCGCGCAGCCGACCACGCCGCCACTGAAATCATCGGCACCGTCTCCTACCTCTCCCCCGAGCAGGTAGAAGGGGCAGACATCGGCCCCGCCAGCGACGTCTACTCGGCCGGCATTGTCCTCTACGAACTACTCACCGGCGGCATCCCCTTCGACGAAGGCGACCCCACCGACCGCGCGTTCGCCCGCCTCAGCGAAGACGTCCCCGCCCCCTCTGGCCAGATCGCCGGTGTTCCGACCCTGATCGATGCGCTCGTAGCCACCGCAACCGCACGCGACGTCAGCAATCGATTCTCCGACGCGGGGGAATTCCTCGCTGCCATTAATGACGTCGCGGAGGAACTACAGCTGCCCGCATTTAACGTTCCCATTCCGGAACACGCCGCGGCGCATCGCTCATTCGAGCAAGCAGAAAACACCGATCTTCTGACCGGTGTACTCAACAACACCGGGGTTCTACCGGCCGTGCTTGCAGCACCCGTCCACGCGTCCAAACCCACCGACACGCAAGTCTGGGAGGGACCACTTGTTGCGCCACCGCCGCCTGCACACTACGAGCAGGACCACCAAGACGCACCCGTCGACACTTACGACGAGCAGTACGAACAGCAGAATTATGCTCCCGGCAAGCCCGTGTCCAACCGCTCTGGCTGGAAAATCGCACTGTGGTCAGGACTCATCACTGCACTCATCGCAGCTGTTGCACTCGGCGGTTGGTGGTTTGGATCCGGCCGCTACGGGGAAGTCCCGCAGATCATCGGCATGGGCCAAGCCCAAGCCGTGACAACCATCGAACAGGCTGGTTTTACCGCCACAACCAGCCAGGAATACAGCGACGACATACCCGCCGAGCAGATCATCGGCACTCAACCCCCCGGCGGCGAACGCATCCCGAAAGGCAGCAACGTCGCCATTCGTCAATCTCTAGGGCAACCTGCCGTCCCTGAGATCCCTGCCAGCGGCAGTGTTCAAGACTTTCGAGGCCTCGCCTCGGAGCGCACGCTAGGGCTTCGAGTTGGAGAAGAGGAATACTCCGACTCCGTGCCCGCCGGGCAGATTTCGAGCACCCAGCCAAGCCCTGGGACTGTTGTGGCTACGCACAGCACCGTCACAGTGCACCTCAGCAAGGGGCCAGCACCAATCAAAGTACCTAAGCTCGCAGGGCTCAGCCAAGATAAGGCCCGAGATGCGCTGGAAAAGGCTGGGCTCAGGGTTCGGAAGGTCATCCCCGAATTCGACCAGAAGATCAAGAAGGATCACGTTATCCGAACCAGCCCCGATTCCAATGCTGAACTGCGGCGCGGTGATGAAGTTGATCTCTACGTGTCGACAGCCCTGGAGGTTCCGGATCTCAAAGACAAGACCCTCGATGAGGCCCGACGCATACTCGGCGACGCCGGCCTGACCGTCGGCACGGTCACTACAGACGAGGAGGCAACGAGCCGCAACGGCCAGGCGGTTGTCAAAACTGCGCCAGCTGCCGGCAAACTTATTGATCCCGAGTTCAATACCGTCGACCTTGTGATGAACGGAAAGGTTATTGTCCCATCGCTCATGGGTAAAAAGGTCAGCGAAGCGGAAAGCACCCTACTGGACATGGGCTTGAACGTCGATATCGATGGTAAGGACAACGCCGTCGTGTATAGCCAGAGCCCGAAGGCAGGTTCGAAGGTCGCTGTCGGGACCACGGTGACTATCAAATCCATCGGTTAG